In the genome of Lathyrus oleraceus cultivar Zhongwan6 chromosome 4, CAAS_Psat_ZW6_1.0, whole genome shotgun sequence, the window TTGGTTTACTTCAAAACTGTGGAATAAAAACCACAAGTTCCTTAAAGGAAATGACGTTTGAAGTCACTAAGGAAAAGgtttatatatatttatttttgtaTTCACGAAATCATAGTTTTGTTGTTGTTTGCCCTACACAAATACTGCAGATTTTCATGCTCTATTGATTTGTGTTTTGTATATATAGGTGCTGGATCTTTTGAAGTGCGCTTTGATTTCCAAGTCACCTTTAACAGATACGTTTTTGCGAAATGAACCATCCGTTGAAGAGTCGTCAAAGATTTTGAACTATGATGTTGAAGATAATGCTGATATCCAGATAAGTGTAAAGCTAGTTATAAGAAAATCAGATGGCAAGGTATTGTATGCTCAAGGGGAAGAAGATTTTGTTGATATGCTATTAACTTTTCTCTCATTTCCCTTGGGAGGAGTTGTAAGTAAGATAAGAGAAAATTGTTCTTTGGGAAGTATTGATAAATTGTACAAGAGCATTGTTGTTTTAGAAGAAAACAAGTATTTTAAGTCAACAAAAGCCAAGAAAAGACTTGTTGATCCTCAAGTTGCATCGCAATTCAAACTAAGCAATAAGATATTACCTCTTCAGCCGGATATGGAGTATTATTGTTATTATGATGGCCAAAGTTTCAAAGAGAGTATTATTGATAATCAATTTTTCATAAGTGATGAATATAGGAAAGATGAGAAAAACTGTAAAAATATGTTTCTACTCGATAATTTCAAAGCATGGAGAGGAAGCCGAGAAGGTTATGTGAAGGAATTGAAAATGTATGTGGCTACCGATGACTTGATCGTTGCACAATCGTCTCCGATTTCATCTTTAAATTTAATTGACAGTTCGGAAACTTCTCTTGATGACTTGAAGGAAGAGGTTGTCACCATTGGCCTTAAGGAGGTAAGATTGACTAAAACTTTATGGATTTTTCATCTTCACCTTTTTGTACTTCTAGTATTGGTTTACTTGGTGATTATTTAGCATATTGATGGCAACATTGACTTCTACATCTGCTCTAACAAATGGTTTAGCTCACTTGTTAACTGAAGTTAAGGAGGAGAAATAAGAATTAATTTTACTTCTAACATACAACATTTTCAGGCATACTATTTTGTGGTTGTTTCATTTTTTTTCATCTCCTTGTTAATTGTATTTTATTGGTATTTTCAGCACACAAAACTCTTTTTCTTAAGTTAAAAAGTTGGTTGATATCTAATATGTTAGGCCAAGTTGTGCTAGCAGTACATGCCACCAAGAATGATGGACTATTTTACTTGGAATAATGGCATTAATGGTGTAATCAATAAGTTGTGCTAGCAGTATATATTATGTGTATTATATATCACAAATAAAAATTACCAAACTCAATTAATAGATTTTTTCTATTAACTAAATAAAAATCACACATGAACTTTGGATCTTCTATTTTGATGAGACTTGAGATGTTTTCAAATTGATTACCATCATCAAAGAATTGAGAGACCAAATCACACAAGAACCTTGAAATAAAAGTCTTCACTTAAACATCGTTGGATTGCAAAGGCAGAATATGATGAATCTAGGCCATCAAAATGTTAGACTATGACACGGAtctagaggggggtgaatagatcccaattaaaaattgagtcggcgctaccaattaaaaattggttttgaaaatttgttttaagtgcggaagcggccgaggaaaatatagtctaaaacgaaccgttattggaaaaccggatatgcgtcaagcctatggatttgtgataatgtagaatacgaatcactacactagtcacactatcaatgatttgtttcacttactaggattcctagttccaatgattcaaagagcaaaccaaactagatacataactaagataattttggtttaggcaaattatcaaacacttggtgtgcaaaaacactccaagtgatatttatgttgagtaagagatttcaattagtctagtacaatattttattgtactttgagttcaaaaacagagttttaacttcttactcaattaatatcaaggtttgataaaagtgcttatacaaaaattacttaatttttaagctaaaaacAACTATGCTGAAtaatagagaagacaaagatttgatgaagcagttcccccgtcgtcctcgcttcggggtacgtctgccctcaattctaaaactagaattgagatgatttaatagatatcacatgttgaatttaaccgtttatacaaggattgcaaagcaaatatacaacagaatcctcaagacgttgaatgttgcttccactccttgttccttgattcaaggtgaatcaagtccttcgattgttgttgatagacctccgattccagcccctttgttgaataaccctcagttcttcaaaccctcggcccggttgatctcaactacaacaaatcgaactcgaattcttcccttcaatatcactgaatccgctactagattgacgaagacttcctcttctcaatcaccttcgctcagctgaaaattgatgaagaattcgtccaaaaacccccaaacacaaaccagtcttggaggacaaaaccctaacggttttattcaagaaaaaacttgtcacaagcttcaacccgaaccggattcctcaatctcggcttcgaaccttatcacctttaaccaatcacaaaacacttcaaaaatggttgtgtgtagttgatgtgttgtgagatgttgaagatgaagatgatgaatcttggacacctatttcactttttcttgtttctttgaacacttgaatcaatttgacaaatgttagttgatacaagtaactaaacttctatatatagtaaccaacttaccaaccaaacttaacagcttttcaaacagagtgggaaatacacaaaaactgaatttgcgcacgagcggtcgaccatagcaggtctatgcgtcgatgCATGGCCTGTAATATCAGTATGCGTtgaccataggtcggcgtgcgctgacccgtgggaaaatgaaggcttcatgcgccgaccctgtggtcgactcaagtctccatgcgctgacccgtgaccaacCGCACTATGCtatgcgccgacctgtggtcgactcaagcctccatgcgctgactagcgaccaactgcactatgctatacgctgacccgtggttcatgcgttgacccttgcggtcgactcaaaccctggaaatctgcaaaaattcatatttttgtggttttcatgcattttgtcatgatcacattttatccacatatgttgtatgaaatatatcagttttagatgagcatagaaaaggatatgataggtgatatgttgcatttgttttgtagaagTGGAATCGgcaatgccgattcatccatggtggtcatttgtcatcatcgaaacctatgattgtatgttgtatgacaatTTGCCCTTACACAAAAGTGCACAGGAAATGCTTCTAAGTTCAAATAATGGAGCATGAGAGCTGGATCAAGGAAATTACAATATATACATTGTACTAAAGAAATACCATGTAGTTGGCATTTCCTACTCTTTTACTATTCCTTTTATCAAGTTTCTTTATGTTCTCctttcttgataacaatatacaaaatttagtaaaacaagaacactaataacactatcaatcttctcatttcttgataacaatatacaaaatttagcaaaacaagaacactaataacactatcaatgttctcatttcttgataacaatgtacaaaatttagcaaaacaagaacactaataacactatcaatgttctcatttcttgataacaatgtacaaaatttagcaaaacaagaacactaataacactatcaatcttctcatttcttgataacaatgtacaaaatttaacaaaacaagaacactaataacactatcgatcttctcatttcttgataacaatgtacaaaatttagcaaaacaagaacactaataacactatcgatcttctcatttcttgataacaatgtacaaaatttagtaaaacaataacactaataacactatcaatcttctcatttcttgataacaatatacaaaatttagcaaaacaagaacactaataacactatcaatcttctcatttcttgataacaatatacaaaatttagcaaaacaagaacactaataacactatcaatcttctcatttcttgataacaatatacaaaatttagcaaaacaagaacactaataaaactatcaatcttctcattttttgataacaatatacaaaatttagcaaaacaagaacactaataacactatcaatcttctaatttcttgataacaatatacaaaatttagcaaaacaagaacactaataatgttatcaatcttctcatttcttgataacaatgtacaaaatttagcaaaacaagaacactaataacactatcaatcttctcatttcttgataacaatatacaaaatctagcaaaacaagaacactaataacactatcaatcttctcatttctggataacaatatacaaaatttagcaaaataagaacactaataacactatcaatcttctcatttcttgataacaatgtacgaaatttagcaaaacaagaacactaataatgttatcaatcttctcatttcttgataacaatgtacaaaatttagcaaaataagaacactaataacactatcaatcttctcatttcttgataacaatatacaaaatctagcaaaacaagaacactaataacactatcaatcttctcatttctggataacaatatacaaaatttagcaaaacaagaacactaataacactatcaatgttctcatttcttgataacaatgtacaaaatttagcaaaacaagaacactaataacactatcaatcttctcatttcttgataacaatgtacaaaatttagcaaaacaagaacactaataacaatatcaatcttcttatttcttgataacaatatacaaaatttagcaaaacaagaacactaataacactatcaatcttctcatttaTTGATAACAATATCCAGGtaagtatgctaagaaaaaagaagcaaagaaataactccacataatagagtcctaaagatgtgcgtacggaTATAGGAAGCAGCAGTGTGGCCTTTGAAACCATCATAAATTCCAACGAACAATGCGTCATGgcttacatcgacttggttgtgatcttccatatccttatttgactgaacagaagccatggagaattccccatggcaatgcctttcatttttgagagattttgctaaagggtcagcgtcaaacgttTCCGTGCTTACACGAATAGTTTTGTAAGGGATCGAGACCCCCAAAAGATCATGCTTTAGAAACACCCTCGGCATGGTGTGTATTCACTTTCTGAATAAAAAAAATTGGAACGAGAGAGTTGAAAGAGGAAGGAAGAGGATGAGAGAGTAGTGAGTCTGTTGAATAATGAATGTTGATTACTAGACTACTGGTATGTATTTATgcaaatgaaaatgaaaacagaaaaTAACAAGTCTCAACAGAAATTAAAAACTGAATT includes:
- the LOC127136773 gene encoding uncharacterized protein LOC127136773, whose product is MLLQPINSSEDYCNFLTLNIDDTPPATYFLCTIVDDNCCGNGLYTSSDTNCAGGNPLTHLVSLKHFHKGFVTSSASFVITDDLIVMPNSKHVTSFGLLQNCGIKTTSSLKEMTFEVTKEKVLDLLKCALISKSPLTDTFLRNEPSVEESSKILNYDVEDNADIQISVKLVIRKSDGKVLYAQGEEDFVDMLLTFLSFPLGGVVSKIRENCSLGSIDKLYKSIVVLEENKYFKSTKAKKRLVDPQVASQFKLSNKILPLQPDMEYYCYYDGQSFKESIIDNQFFISDEYRKDEKNCKNMFLLDNFKAWRGSREGYVKELKMYVATDDLIVAQSSPISSLNLIDSSETSLDDLKEEVVTIGLKEVRLTKTLWIFHLHLFVLLVLVYLVII